A genomic region of Pseudoxanthomonas suwonensis contains the following coding sequences:
- a CDS encoding nucleotide sugar dehydrogenase, whose product MSEPSVPLPPADARIAVIGLGYVGLPLAVAFGAQREVLGFDIDAGRVQELRGGVDRTLELEPEEIRAATRLRFDSNPAALAGCDIFIVAVPTPIDASYQPDLEPLRGASELVAAALRRGALVIYESTVYPGTTEEICVPILERGSGLRFNADFSCGYSPERVSPGDRQRRLADIRKITSGSTPGVAAAVDALYRPVIAAGTYAAPSIRVAEAAKVVENIQRDVNIALVNELALVFDRLGIDTADVLEAAGTKWNFLPFRPGLVGGHCIGVDPYYLLHKSESVGYHPELIHTAREVNERVGTHVADRVLAMLRERGVVPADARVLVLGVTFKENCPDLRNSRALDLARQLAEAGARVEACDPWADAEEVARQGVALRSEPEAGRYDAVVLAVAHDEYRGYDAGQVRALGRPGAAVYDVKSVWPREAVDDRL is encoded by the coding sequence ATGTCCGAACCTTCAGTGCCGCTGCCGCCCGCCGACGCCCGCATCGCCGTGATCGGCCTGGGCTACGTGGGCCTGCCGCTGGCGGTGGCCTTCGGCGCGCAGCGCGAGGTGCTGGGCTTCGACATCGATGCGGGCCGGGTGCAGGAGTTGCGCGGGGGCGTCGACCGCACCCTGGAACTGGAGCCGGAGGAGATCCGCGCGGCGACCCGGCTGCGCTTCGACAGCAACCCGGCCGCGCTGGCCGGCTGCGACATCTTCATCGTCGCGGTACCCACGCCTATCGACGCTTCGTACCAGCCCGACCTGGAGCCGCTGCGCGGGGCCAGCGAACTGGTCGCCGCCGCGTTGCGGCGCGGCGCGCTGGTGATCTACGAGTCCACGGTCTATCCCGGCACGACCGAGGAGATCTGCGTGCCGATCCTGGAGCGGGGCTCGGGCCTGCGCTTCAACGCCGATTTCAGCTGCGGCTACAGCCCCGAGCGGGTCAGTCCCGGCGACCGCCAGCGGCGCCTGGCCGACATCCGCAAGATCACTTCCGGCTCGACCCCCGGGGTGGCAGCGGCGGTGGACGCGCTGTACCGGCCGGTGATCGCCGCCGGCACCTACGCCGCGCCGTCGATCCGCGTGGCCGAGGCGGCCAAGGTGGTCGAGAACATCCAGCGCGACGTCAACATCGCCCTGGTCAACGAACTGGCGCTTGTATTCGACCGCCTGGGCATCGACACCGCCGACGTGCTCGAGGCGGCCGGCACCAAGTGGAACTTCCTGCCGTTCCGCCCGGGCCTGGTCGGTGGCCACTGCATCGGCGTGGACCCGTACTACCTGCTGCACAAGTCCGAGAGCGTGGGCTACCACCCCGAGCTGATCCATACCGCGCGCGAAGTGAACGAGCGGGTCGGCACGCACGTGGCCGACCGCGTGCTGGCGATGCTGCGCGAGCGCGGCGTGGTCCCGGCGGACGCACGGGTGCTGGTGCTGGGCGTGACCTTCAAGGAGAACTGCCCGGACCTGCGAAACAGCCGTGCGCTGGACCTGGCCCGGCAGCTGGCCGAGGCCGGCGCCCGGGTGGAGGCCTGCGATCCGTGGGCCGATGCGGAGGAGGTCGCGCGGCAGGGCGTGGCGCTGCGCAGCGAGCCGGAGGCCGGCCGCTACGACGCGGTGGTGCTGGCGGTGGCCCACGACGAGTACCGCGGCTACGACGCCGGGCAGGTGCGCGCGCTGGGCCGGCCGGGCGCGGCGGTATACGACGTCAAGTCGGTGTGGCCGCGCGAGGCGGTGGACGACCGCCTGTAG
- a CDS encoding LacI family DNA-binding transcriptional regulator — MRARIEDVAAAAGVSMKTVSRVFNREPNVREDTRHKVEEAARQLHYRPNSSARSLAGRRSYLISLLYDNPSSNYVMEIIEGVLAACEQAHYGLTLRPVDFGRRGHVESVEGLVNQYRPDGLVLTPPLTDDLPLLRRLRELDVRYAGISAKRNNARIGATLDERAAVADMMAHVVALGHRRIAHITGHRSHGARAWRLAGYLDGLNQAGIEPDPALVIEGEFSFESGIAGARRLLDLDDPPTAIFGANDDTACGVLYEAAARGLAVPEQLSVFGFDDTPMSRQVWPSLSTIRQPSREMGRIAARQLLDEITGHGVGSIVKVPYQLQIRHSTGPRRQR; from the coding sequence ATGCGCGCCAGGATCGAGGACGTCGCCGCGGCGGCGGGCGTGTCGATGAAGACCGTCTCGCGGGTGTTCAACCGCGAACCCAACGTGCGCGAGGACACCCGGCACAAGGTCGAGGAAGCCGCGCGCCAGCTGCACTACCGGCCCAACTCCTCGGCGCGCAGCCTGGCCGGCCGGCGCTCGTACCTGATCTCGCTGCTGTACGACAACCCGTCCTCGAACTACGTGATGGAGATCATCGAGGGCGTGCTGGCGGCCTGCGAACAGGCCCACTACGGCCTGACCCTGCGCCCGGTCGACTTCGGTCGCCGCGGCCATGTCGAGTCGGTCGAAGGGCTGGTCAACCAGTACCGCCCGGACGGGCTGGTGCTAACCCCGCCGCTGACCGACGACCTGCCGCTGCTGCGCCGGCTGCGCGAACTGGACGTGCGCTACGCCGGGATCTCGGCCAAGCGCAACAACGCCCGCATCGGCGCGACCCTGGACGAACGCGCGGCGGTGGCCGACATGATGGCCCACGTGGTCGCGCTCGGGCACCGGCGCATCGCCCACATCACCGGCCACCGCAGCCATGGTGCGCGCGCCTGGCGCCTGGCTGGTTACCTGGATGGCCTGAACCAGGCCGGGATCGAACCGGATCCGGCGCTGGTGATCGAGGGCGAGTTCTCGTTCGAGTCCGGCATCGCCGGCGCGCGCCGCCTGCTCGACCTGGACGACCCGCCCACGGCGATCTTCGGCGCCAACGACGACACCGCCTGCGGCGTGCTGTACGAGGCCGCCGCGCGCGGGCTGGCCGTGCCGGAGCAGCTGTCGGTGTTCGGCTTCGACGACACCCCGATGTCACGCCAGGTCTGGCCGAGCCTGAGCACGATCCGCCAACCCAGCCGCGAGATGGGCCGGATCGCCGCCCGCCAGCTGCTCGACGAGATCACCGGCCACGGCGTCGGCAGCATCGTGAAGGTGCCCTACCAGCTGCAGATCCGGCATTCGACCGGGCCGCGGCGCCAACGCTGA
- the pgsA gene encoding CDP-diacylglycerol--glycerol-3-phosphate 3-phosphatidyltransferase codes for MKLTIPTWLTLLRIVLIPVLVVVFYLPYQWTNFAAAAVFILAAVTDWLDGWVARRYHQYSAFGAFLDPVADKMMVAVALFLIVQGHPTPWMAFWAAVIVGREIAVSALREWMAELGQRATVKVASIGKIKTVAQMVALSCLLYAINPRSPLQPGTDIWLGELVFHVGDWLLAAAAVLTLWSGFQYLHAAWPALRADEQAAAARATGEKRKPG; via the coding sequence ATGAAGTTGACCATCCCGACCTGGCTGACCCTGCTGCGGATCGTGCTGATCCCGGTGCTGGTGGTGGTCTTCTACCTTCCGTACCAGTGGACCAACTTCGCCGCCGCGGCGGTGTTCATCCTGGCCGCGGTGACCGACTGGCTCGACGGTTGGGTCGCGCGCCGCTACCACCAGTACTCGGCGTTCGGCGCCTTCCTCGACCCGGTGGCCGACAAGATGATGGTGGCCGTGGCCTTGTTCCTGATCGTGCAGGGGCACCCGACGCCGTGGATGGCGTTCTGGGCCGCAGTCATCGTCGGCCGCGAGATCGCCGTGTCGGCGCTGCGCGAGTGGATGGCCGAACTGGGGCAGCGGGCCACGGTCAAGGTGGCCTCTATCGGCAAGATCAAGACCGTCGCGCAGATGGTGGCGCTGTCGTGCCTGCTGTATGCGATCAATCCGCGCTCCCCGCTGCAGCCCGGCACCGACATCTGGCTGGGCGAACTGGTGTTCCATGTCGGCGACTGGCTGCTGGCCGCCGCCGCGGTGCTGACCCTGTGGTCCGGTTTCCAGTACCTGCACGCGGCCTGGCCGGCGCTGCGCGCCGACGAGCAGGCCGCCGCCGCCCGCGCCACCGGGGAAAAGCGCAAACCCGGTTGA